A window of the Dictyostelium discoideum AX4 chromosome 4 chromosome, whole genome shotgun sequence genome harbors these coding sequences:
- the itpa gene encoding inosine triphosphatase, whose product MSISKKIVFVTGNAKKLEEALQILGTSFPIESKKVDLPELQGDPIDISIEKCKIAAREVGGPVLVEDTCLCFNALKGLPGPYVKWFLDKLEPEGLYKLLDAWEDKSAYALCNFAFSEGPDSEPIVFAGKTDGIIVQPRGPRNFGWDPVFQPDGYKETYAEMDKSIKNTISHRTRSLQKVKEFLKSKGYENCKFE is encoded by the exons ATGAGTATTAGTAAAAAGATTGTTTTTGTTACAGGAAATGCAAAAAAACTTGAAGAAGCATTACAAATTTTAGGTACATCATTCCCAATTGaatcaaaaaaagttgaTT TACCAGAATTACAAGGTGATCCAATTgatatttcaattgaaaaatgtaaaattgCAGCAAGAGAAGTTGGAGGACCAGTATTAGTTGAGGATACATGTTTATGTTTTAATGCATTAAAAGGATTACCAGGACCATATGTTAAATGGTTTTTAGATAAATTAGAACCAGAAggattatataaattattagatgCTTGGGAAGATAAGAGTGCATATGCATTATGTAATTTCGCTTTTTCAGAAGGACCAGATTCAGAACCAATCGTATTCGCTGGTAAAACCGATGGTATCATCGTACAACCACGTGGTCCACGTAATTTCGGTTGGGACCCTGTATTCCAACCAGATGGTTACAAAGAAACTTATGCAGAAAtggataaatcaattaaaaatacaatttcTCATCGTACTCGTTCACTTCAAAAagttaaagaatttttaaaatcaaaaggttatgaaaattgtaaatttgaataa
- a CDS encoding seven transmembrane domain protein — MKSNINKIVVLFFLFLGIINAYKHHLEVNNDDRKLFAIEGFGFGDKGTFSIKVTNWTLNNGDGKKTKVDDKVAFFLRITDSDTARHVDEYSVTKCDFESESPSLLFRGDSNVIDDSFSQQFKISAENDLPEGFYTLYYKNCNPSPSKTTFKLVLEEYNIDSKGGISWLPIGNAPLPTLYTFFSLLLFATALVWVLFCLRGEGKRVNLLHHLCTAYLVIQAIELLFEAIEQHYIKLTGSANGWNVAYYIFAFAQGSFFIILLAMIGSGWYFIKPFLSDKEKKIFMIVIPLQILDNIALIVVDEESRGAANWISWSNIFIFVDLICCLAIIVPIVWSMNHLKDSVDSNNDKVVKNIQKLRLFRSFYLVVICYLYFTRVIIYLLKATLPYKYIWLGEFFSLTASFAFYCITGYQFRPSLDNPYFYLPTQDDDHDLNELRAQLEAEDGGAPRD, encoded by the exons ATGAAaagtaatataaataaaatagttgTACTATTTTTCCTATTTCTTGGAATTATAAACGCATATAAACATCATTTAGAagttaataatgatgatagaAAATTATTTGCAATTGaaggttttggttttggtgatAAAGGTACATTCTCAATTAAAGTAACAAATTGGACT tTAAATAATGGAGATGGTAAAAAAACCAAAGTAGATGATAAGGTAGCATTTTTTTTACGTATAACAGATTCAGATACAGCAAGACATGTAGATGAATATAGTGTTACAAAATGTGATTTTGAAAGTGAGAGTCCAAGTCTCTTATTTAGAGGTGATTCAAATGTTATTGATGATTCATTCTcacaacaatttaaaatttcagcTGAAAACGATTTACCAGAAGGTTTTTATacattatattataaaaattgtaaTCCTTCACCTTCAAAAACAACTTTTAAA ttaGTTTTAGAAGAATATAATATTGATTCAAAGGGAGGTATTTCATGGCTCCCAATAGGTAATGCTCCATTACCAACACTTTAtacatttttttcattattattatttgcaacAGCATTAGTATGGGTTTTATTCTGCCTCAGAGGTGAGGGTAAAAGAGTAAACTTACTTCACCATCTTTGTACAGCATATTTAGTCATTCAAgctattgaattattatttgaagct ATTGAACAacattatattaaattaacagGATCAGCAAATGGATGGAATGTAGCATATTATATATTTGCATTTGCACAAGgttcatttttcattattctTTTAGCTATGATTGGATCAGGATGGTATTTTATTAAACCCTTCCTTTCAgataaagagaaaaagatatttatgaTTGTCATTCCATTACAAATTTTAGATAATATTGCATTAATCGTTGTGGATGAAGAATCAAGAGGTGCTGCAAATTGGATTAGTTGGagtaatattttcattttcgttgatttaatttgttgtttAGCTATAATTGTTCCAATCGTTTGGTCAATGAATCATCTTAAAGATAGTgttgattcaaataatgataaag ttgttaaaaatattcaaaaattaagATTATTTAGATCCTTTTATTTGGTTGTAAtttgttatttatatttcactcgtgttattatttatttattaaaagcaACACTTCCATACAAATATATTTGGTTAGGTGAATTCTTTTCATTAACTGCTTCTTTTGCTTTTTATTGTATTACTGG TTATCAATTCAGACCAAGTTTAGATAATCCATACTTTTATTTACCAACTCAAGACGACGATCAcgatttaaatgaattaagaGCACAATTAGAAGCTGAAGATGGTGGTGCTCCAAGAGATtag
- a CDS encoding hypothetical protein (Similar to Dictyostelium discoideum (Slime mold). Non-receptor tyrosine kinase spore lysis A (EC 2.7.1.112) (Tyrosine-protein kinase 1)): MNNINNNNNNNYYQDRNGGGGPNNNTNNNNHQNHHHNNNHTHHNNHNNSHHHHHHQQISTQFSGPIPITFLSILKEGKIQLGEISNSWGENGDWLLRSLVMAINQMLSVNDQFPNNHSQFLPEHMKLPMITIEGYISRIIKYSPCSKECFIIILMYIDRLIQKRNFIVNSYNIHRILITCVLVAAKYLDDIFYNNQFYSQVGGVSVKEINVMELDFLKLLSFDVSANTDVYSVYLEFFEKYTKKLQLSLNFQPNTKLLPSPIPIENLVNTKKNNNHTNINNIMNNINNNNNNNTTTTSSNKNITPIVNNNNNNNNASSNIILKTNRSNSISSIEQNNNNNNNNNNNNNNNNNNNNNNNTNNNNNNSNEEEETNSGDNSKNNSNNSTYHHLPFRYPLVA, encoded by the exons atgaataatattaataacaacaataataataattattatcaagaTAGAAATGGTGGAGGTggaccaaataataatacaaataataataaccaccaaaaccatcatcacaataataatcatactcaccataataatcataacaacagccatcatcatcatcatcatcaacaaatatCAACTCAATTCTCTGGTCCAATTCCAATcacatttttatcaattttaaaagaaggtaaaattcaattgggtgaaatttcaaattcttgGGGTGAAAATGGAGATTGGCTATTAAGATCTTTAGTAATGGcaataaatcaaatgttaTCTGTAAATGATCAG tTTCCAAATAACCATTCTCAATTTTTACCAGAACATATGAAATTACCCATGATTACCATTGAAGGATATATCTCtagaattataaaatattcgCCATGTTCAAAAGAATGTTTCATCATTATATTAATGTATATTGATagattaattcaaaaaagaaatttcatTGTAAATAGTTATAATATCCATAGAATTTTAATCACCTGTGTTTTGGTTGCTGCAAAATATTTAGATG atattttttataataatcaattttattccCAAGTTGGAGGTGTTAGtgttaaagaaattaatgtGATGGAATTAGATttcttaaaattattatcattcgATGTCAGTGCAAATACTGATGTGTATTCTGTATATTTAGAATTCTTTGAAAAATACactaaaaaattacaattgaGTTTAAACTTTCAACCAAATACCAAACTATTACCATCCCCAATCCCAATTGAAAACCTTGtaaatactaaaaaaaacaataatcatacaaacattaataatattatgaataatattaataataataataataataataccactaccacatcatctaataaaaatataaccccaattgtaaataataataacaataacaataatgctTCAAGTAATATTATACTCAAAACAAATAGATCAAATAGTATTAGTAGTAttgaacaaaataataataataataataataataataataataataataataataataataataataataataacaatactaataataataataataatagtaatgaagaagaagaaacgAATTCTGGagataattcaaaaaacaatagcaataattCCACCTATCACCATCTTCCATTTCGATATCCACTCGTTGCCTAA